One window from the genome of Alkalihalobacillus sp. LMS6 encodes:
- a CDS encoding OFA family MFS transporter — MKNNQDTHPNRWLIFSAAWLIIFLVASIAIFSVFSEPMTSLHDWSPSDYSLAYSLYTLIFAIVAIFAGIIVDKYGARPLMYVGGFLFGLGWFLTGSVTTIPMLYVTFSLIAGTGAGMMYNSALVTAMRWFPDKGGKVSGFLLSSAAIGPFLLSPFSAWLIEQVGVTSAFRILGIIFAVGIFAVGWLMKSAPKGYQPPGYTPPQQTNGSTNIINLNWKEMLRSPIFYLLFLTLVFASTAGTMLVSSASVIAQVQVGMTAAAGAIIVSVSTLSNFVGRLSFGFIYDRFGSYASLSLNLIMTIAALLLMTMASNTVFFTICIILLGFAFGGLLVVFPPLTKTTFGDKNFGMNYAIVFLGYSGGAFVGPRIATYFQETTGSFTTAYVIAAILGGIGLALVALILYLNRRKARRIQASS; from the coding sequence ATGAAAAACAACCAAGACACACATCCGAATCGCTGGCTTATTTTTAGTGCGGCATGGCTAATTATCTTTTTAGTCGCTTCCATCGCGATTTTTAGCGTATTTTCTGAACCAATGACGTCTTTACATGATTGGTCACCGAGTGACTATAGCTTAGCGTATTCGCTTTATACACTCATTTTTGCGATCGTAGCCATTTTTGCTGGGATCATTGTTGATAAATACGGAGCAAGACCTCTTATGTATGTTGGAGGCTTCCTCTTTGGACTAGGTTGGTTTTTAACTGGTTCCGTTACCACCATCCCTATGCTTTACGTTACCTTTAGTTTAATTGCTGGTACAGGTGCAGGAATGATGTACAACTCTGCACTCGTAACGGCGATGCGCTGGTTTCCAGATAAAGGCGGAAAAGTATCAGGCTTCTTACTATCTAGTGCCGCAATAGGTCCTTTCTTGCTCTCGCCCTTTTCCGCTTGGCTTATTGAGCAAGTCGGTGTAACAAGCGCTTTTCGTATTCTAGGAATTATTTTTGCAGTAGGAATTTTTGCGGTAGGTTGGTTAATGAAAAGTGCGCCAAAAGGCTATCAGCCGCCTGGCTACACACCTCCACAGCAGACGAATGGATCAACGAATATCATTAATTTAAATTGGAAAGAAATGCTCCGTTCACCTATTTTTTATCTCTTATTTTTAACGCTTGTGTTTGCGAGTACAGCCGGGACCATGCTCGTGAGTTCAGCTTCCGTTATTGCCCAAGTTCAAGTCGGTATGACCGCAGCAGCTGGTGCCATCATTGTAAGTGTTAGCACCTTATCAAACTTTGTTGGACGATTGAGCTTTGGTTTTATTTATGACCGTTTCGGCTCCTATGCCTCTCTATCGCTTAATTTAATTATGACGATTGCGGCCTTGTTATTGATGACAATGGCTAGCAATACGGTATTCTTTACCATCTGTATCATCTTGCTTGGATTCGCTTTTGGTGGGTTGCTTGTTGTCTTTCCTCCACTTACAAAAACCACGTTTGGTGATAAGAATTTTGGCATGAACTATGCGATTGTCTTTCTTGGCTATTCTGGCGGTGCCTTTGTAGGTCCACGAATCGCCACCTATTTCCAGGAAACAACAGGGTCATTCACAACAGCATACGTCATTGCTGCAATCTTAGGTGGAATTGGACTCGCTCTCGTAGCACTTATCCTTTACCTGAACAGAAGAAAAGCCCGACGTATACAAGCATCTTCTTAA
- a CDS encoding SDR family NAD(P)-dependent oxidoreductase: protein MGKLQDKIAIITGAASGMGKAEALKFAEEGATVVVADLNKEGAEEVVQQIEANGGKGLAIQVDVTKKSDLEAMVSKTIAEYKQIDIVINNAGIFDKYTASLDTTDEQWDLIFNINLKAIFQISNLVLPHMIERGKGNIVNIASIAGLVAQMGGAAYTASKHGVVGYTKHLAAVYSSKGVKINAIAPGTIRTPLTEEMLKTRPTNKIPLDRFGNDYEVAELAVFLASDDSQFMNGAVVPIDGGYTIV from the coding sequence ATGGGAAAACTTCAAGATAAAATCGCCATCATTACAGGTGCAGCTTCAGGAATGGGAAAAGCGGAAGCACTTAAATTCGCTGAAGAAGGCGCAACTGTAGTCGTTGCAGATTTAAATAAAGAAGGTGCTGAAGAAGTTGTTCAGCAGATCGAGGCAAACGGTGGAAAAGGACTAGCCATTCAAGTCGACGTCACGAAAAAAAGCGACTTAGAAGCGATGGTTTCTAAAACCATTGCTGAATACAAGCAAATTGATATCGTTATCAACAACGCAGGAATTTTCGACAAGTATACGGCAAGCTTAGATACAACAGATGAGCAGTGGGATCTAATTTTTAACATCAACTTAAAAGCAATTTTCCAAATATCCAACCTTGTACTGCCGCATATGATTGAGCGTGGAAAAGGAAATATCGTTAACATCGCGTCAATTGCTGGGCTTGTTGCACAAATGGGTGGAGCCGCTTATACAGCATCAAAACACGGGGTCGTTGGCTATACAAAACATTTAGCTGCCGTTTATTCTTCAAAAGGCGTTAAAATTAACGCGATTGCCCCTGGAACAATTCGTACGCCTCTTACAGAGGAGATGTTAAAAACACGTCCGACGAACAAAATTCCGTTGGATCGTTTCGGGAATGATTATGAAGTCGCAGAACTAGCCGTCTTTTTAGCTTCTGATGATTCTCAATTTATGAATGGTGCGGTTGTACCAATTGATGGTGGATATACGATTGTATAA
- a CDS encoding LysR family transcriptional regulator, which produces MTIELLQLTYFKVVAELEHMTKAAKVLHVSQPALSKVIQRLERDLDVTLFERTQKGLHLNENGKVFLQRVERIFLEMQEGRKEVRDLAELSERTISVSMALPHILPHFLNDYLKKHKDVHILHYSASAPEMVKQLEEGEVDLCISTSPIEGKGLKWQVLMEEEVYLSVPLDHRLAHRKRIELAEVQGEKVINRNKGYHFRELIDAFCRQAGFEPTTTIELEEAGAILRMVELGQGVSFTPQLSLLRETLPKTVQLEITNPVCKREIGIAWNEDRYLTRAAQDFKAFAITFFEKAAKQYYEL; this is translated from the coding sequence ATGACGATTGAACTTTTACAATTAACCTATTTCAAAGTGGTGGCAGAACTTGAGCATATGACGAAAGCTGCAAAAGTACTTCACGTGTCTCAGCCTGCTTTAAGCAAAGTGATTCAACGGTTAGAGAGAGATTTAGATGTTACGTTATTTGAACGTACACAAAAAGGATTACATTTAAATGAAAATGGCAAAGTATTTCTCCAACGTGTTGAGCGTATTTTTCTAGAAATGCAAGAAGGAAGAAAAGAAGTTCGCGACTTAGCAGAGCTATCGGAACGAACAATTTCGGTATCGATGGCGTTGCCTCATATCCTGCCTCATTTTCTTAATGATTATTTAAAGAAACACAAAGATGTGCATATCTTGCATTATTCAGCCTCTGCTCCTGAAATGGTGAAACAGCTTGAAGAAGGGGAAGTAGACCTTTGTATTAGTACAAGTCCAATTGAAGGAAAAGGGTTAAAATGGCAAGTATTAATGGAAGAAGAAGTCTATTTATCGGTTCCTCTTGATCATCGACTCGCTCATCGTAAACGGATTGAATTAGCTGAGGTACAAGGAGAGAAAGTAATTAATCGAAATAAAGGCTATCATTTTCGTGAACTGATTGATGCCTTTTGTCGACAAGCAGGATTTGAACCGACAACAACAATTGAACTTGAGGAAGCTGGAGCGATTTTACGAATGGTTGAATTGGGTCAAGGGGTGTCGTTTACCCCTCAACTGTCATTACTCAGAGAAACGCTACCAAAAACAGTTCAGCTTGAAATCACCAATCCAGTTTGCAAACGAGAGATCGGCATCGCTTGGAATGAAGATCGCTACCTCACACGAGCTGCTCAGGATTTTAAAGCGTTTGCCATTACATTTTTTGAGAAAGCGGCAAAGCAATACTACGAGTTGTGA